The following are encoded together in the Desulfovibrio desulfuricans DSM 642 genome:
- a CDS encoding Trm112 family protein, which yields MPMETRELLQILACPKCLGNLVALEDNGSVAAFACKACGVVYPVRDNIPIMLVEEAIPLEDWNREHPAAKECA from the coding sequence ATGCCTATGGAAACCCGCGAGTTACTGCAAATTCTTGCTTGCCCCAAATGCCTGGGCAACCTTGTGGCGCTGGAAGACAACGGTTCAGTCGCCGCCTTTGCCTGCAAGGCCTGCGGCGTGGTCTATCCAGTGCGCGACAATATTCCCATCATGCTTGTGGAAGAAGCTATTCCTCTTGAAGACTGGAACAGGGAACACCCTGCTGCCAAGGAATGCGCCTGA
- a CDS encoding PHP domain-containing protein, whose product MKFIDLHTHSTASDGTDTPTQLVGKAHAAGLAAVAITDHDTLSGLDEGQQTGRELGIEVVRGCEISTGTELGELHILGLWLPENPQPLLEKLRWLREMRAERNVGIVKKLQDLGYDISMEEVLAAARGESVGRPHIAAVMLRKGFAKDPRQVFKEFLGSRGKAYLPKTVLEPDESVRLLASMGATVCLAHPLLWKAPAGWLDSMVARLKEYGLSAIEAYHSEHSEADVRTCLALAKRFDLGVSGGSDYHGSNKPTIRLGQGYGGLRVSSAVLEGLKERRDAAGLHI is encoded by the coding sequence ATGAAATTCATCGATCTGCACACGCATTCCACCGCTTCTGACGGTACGGACACCCCGACCCAGCTTGTGGGCAAGGCCCATGCAGCAGGCCTTGCCGCAGTGGCTATTACTGACCACGATACCCTGTCTGGCCTTGATGAGGGGCAGCAGACCGGGCGGGAGCTTGGTATTGAAGTTGTGCGCGGCTGCGAAATTTCGACAGGCACGGAACTGGGCGAACTGCACATCCTTGGCCTGTGGCTACCGGAAAATCCCCAGCCTTTGCTGGAAAAACTGCGCTGGCTGCGCGAAATGCGGGCAGAGCGCAATGTAGGCATAGTAAAAAAGTTGCAGGATCTCGGCTACGACATCAGCATGGAAGAAGTGCTGGCGGCGGCCAGGGGCGAGAGCGTGGGGCGACCGCACATAGCAGCTGTGATGCTGCGAAAGGGCTTTGCCAAGGATCCCCGGCAGGTTTTCAAGGAATTTCTGGGCAGCCGGGGCAAGGCATATTTGCCCAAAACTGTGCTGGAACCTGATGAAAGCGTTCGGTTGCTGGCCTCCATGGGGGCGACGGTATGTCTGGCGCATCCGCTGCTCTGGAAGGCCCCCGCCGGGTGGCTGGACTCCATGGTGGCCCGCCTCAAGGAATACGGGCTCAGCGCCATTGAAGCCTACCACAGTGAGCATTCCGAAGCCGATGTGCGCACCTGTCTGGCCCTGGCCAAGCGTTTTGACCTTGGCGTTTCCGGCGGATCGGACTATCACGGATCAAACAAGCCCACTATCCGTCTGGGACAGGGCTACGGGGGCTTGCGCGTCAGCTCGGCTGTGCTTGAAGGCCTGAAAGAACGCCGCGACGCTGCTGGCCTCCATATCTGA
- a CDS encoding GNAT family N-acetyltransferase → MRILHKQQHLPPLEGPRLEPHPFRGAGVPPDERDGAPLVPVARPERGSAAQGIAAPHREAPSGKDVGTEAFELRQLGEEDFEEFEALLRYAFQVSTSEMARIGWSDMEMKQSKMPIFEASHVMGWFYKGHLASQIVIYPMEVNIQGEICKMGGITGVATYPEYTGRGLIHSLIGKSLEYMRSQQQIVSYLCPYSIPLYRKHGWEIVSDKMTFAIKDTQLPKRHPVDGQIERVDIECEDLHRVYKYFALQEHGALIRGKLEWEEYWRWDSDDVMAAVYYSADGKPLGYVIYYIENEVFSIKEMVYLNQEAKYGIWNYISAHFSMITKVEGANYTGEPIAFQFEDSEIDESIQPYAMARIVDVQRFIEQYSFQFEDPKLTLELEVSDVMAPWNNGIFHVSWRDGRTFCEKVSTWSTGHRLSLDIKTLTTMLMGYKRPTYLYNNDRIDMDYHLLKTLETLIPPDKPYFSDYF, encoded by the coding sequence ATGCGTATTCTTCATAAACAGCAACATCTTCCCCCTCTTGAGGGGCCACGGCTGGAGCCGCATCCTTTTCGTGGCGCAGGGGTTCCCCCTGACGAACGCGATGGCGCGCCGCTTGTTCCCGTTGCCCGACCCGAGCGCGGGTCAGCCGCGCAGGGCATTGCCGCCCCCCACAGAGAAGCCCCTTCGGGCAAGGACGTAGGCACCGAAGCCTTTGAACTGCGCCAGCTTGGCGAAGAAGATTTTGAGGAGTTTGAGGCTCTGCTGCGCTACGCCTTTCAGGTCAGCACATCTGAAATGGCCCGCATCGGCTGGTCCGACATGGAGATGAAGCAGTCCAAGATGCCCATATTTGAGGCATCGCACGTCATGGGCTGGTTCTACAAGGGGCATCTTGCCTCGCAGATCGTCATCTACCCGATGGAAGTGAACATCCAGGGCGAAATCTGCAAAATGGGCGGCATCACCGGCGTGGCCACCTATCCCGAATACACGGGGCGTGGGCTGATCCATTCGCTCATTGGCAAAAGCCTTGAATACATGCGCTCGCAGCAGCAGATAGTTTCCTACCTCTGCCCCTATTCCATCCCCCTGTACCGCAAGCACGGCTGGGAAATTGTTTCGGACAAGATGACCTTTGCCATCAAGGATACCCAGTTGCCCAAGCGCCACCCCGTGGACGGGCAGATCGAGCGCGTGGACATCGAGTGCGAAGACCTGCACCGCGTTTACAAGTATTTTGCGCTTCAGGAACACGGCGCGCTGATTCGCGGCAAGCTGGAGTGGGAGGAATACTGGCGCTGGGATTCGGACGACGTCATGGCGGCGGTGTACTACAGCGCCGACGGCAAGCCTCTGGGCTATGTTATCTACTACATTGAGAACGAAGTTTTCAGCATCAAGGAAATGGTCTACCTGAACCAGGAGGCCAAGTACGGCATCTGGAACTACATCAGCGCCCATTTCTCCATGATTACCAAGGTGGAAGGAGCCAATTACACTGGCGAACCCATTGCCTTCCAGTTTGAAGACAGTGAAATTGACGAGAGCATTCAGCCCTACGCCATGGCCCGTATTGTGGATGTACAGCGCTTTATCGAACAGTATTCCTTCCAGTTCGAAGACCCCAAGCTGACGCTTGAACTGGAAGTGAGCGATGTCATGGCCCCGTGGAACAATGGCATCTTCCATGTGAGCTGGCGTGACGGGCGTACTTTTTGCGAAAAGGTAAGCACCTGGAGCACAGGGCATCGCCTCTCGCTGGATATCAAAACGCTCACAACGATGCTGATGGGCTACAA